A window of the Deinococcus gobiensis I-0 genome harbors these coding sequences:
- a CDS encoding NUDIX domain-containing protein, translating into MTREHPNWAGLTEDERQPWQTLESRTLVDGFRTVQEDRVQVRPGVETTYQYRPRGPRAVFVLPVTVGGEAVLIRQYRYPLRATITELVAGGVERGEALLEAAARELKEEVGGVAAEWVALPGFYPQPSISGVVFYGLLALGVELGEAQNEETETIERLTLPLAEAYRRLEAGEIEDGPSSLVLWHARRLLTERGLL; encoded by the coding sequence ATGACTCGCGAACATCCCAACTGGGCCGGGCTGACCGAGGACGAGCGCCAGCCCTGGCAGACCCTGGAGTCCCGGACCCTGGTGGACGGATTCCGGACCGTGCAGGAAGACCGCGTACAGGTGCGCCCCGGCGTGGAAACCACCTACCAGTACCGCCCGCGTGGGCCACGCGCCGTGTTCGTGCTGCCGGTGACGGTGGGCGGCGAGGCCGTGCTGATCCGGCAGTACCGCTATCCCCTGCGCGCGACGATCACCGAGTTGGTGGCGGGTGGGGTAGAGCGCGGTGAAGCGCTGCTGGAGGCCGCCGCCCGCGAACTGAAGGAAGAGGTGGGCGGCGTGGCGGCCGAGTGGGTGGCTCTGCCGGGCTTCTACCCGCAGCCCAGCATCAGTGGGGTGGTGTTCTACGGCCTGCTCGCGCTGGGGGTCGAACTGGGCGAGGCGCAGAACGAGGAGACCGAGACCATCGAGCGCCTGACCCTGCCGCTGGCCGAGGCCTACCGGCGTCTGGAGGCGGGCGAGATCGAGGACGGGCCGAGCAGCCTGGTGCTGTGGCACGCGCGGCGACTGCTGACCGAGCGGGGCCTGCTCTGA
- the murJ gene encoding murein biosynthesis integral membrane protein MurJ: protein MVGTLASRLSGIVRQQIINLFGNTLLEAFLVAVRIPNLLRELLAEGALVNSFIPVYKTLNAEERKQLASAFSGVLIAVNLLLMALGILAAPWVVDLLLAGQSNVDRELAVYMTRLVMPFLMLISLSSIAMGLLNADEHFRESSFAPVAFNIASIVALLLLPDTATWLAFGWLVGGVAQLGVQLPSLRKFGLLPTPALMSHPALGRVLRQMAPFTLTAGARQILNIYVTRLLSNAQLFPPGTQAGYTNAEALFTMVNGLFVVSPALALFPRFSQHAAEGNWPEFRSLTAQAIRTTTFLAAPMSALLVALAPFAVSVLNLRPDFNLPRFEAGAGILTGWALALVPWALVTILLRTFYARERTREAVTVSAIGFVLEVGLYRLLVPQIGLLGFGVSTALSGVLMTLALGLMYRRRLGFPTREVTRHLGRVVPLAVASGLLAWVISLVLPLRPGYIVPGVVGLAVAGGAGLALYLLGAAALRMPEMAGVLRRLRR from the coding sequence ATGGTCGGCACGCTGGCCTCCCGGCTCTCGGGCATCGTGCGCCAGCAGATCATCAACCTGTTCGGCAACACGCTGCTCGAGGCCTTTCTGGTGGCCGTGCGCATTCCCAACCTGCTGCGCGAGCTGCTGGCCGAAGGCGCGCTCGTCAATTCCTTCATTCCGGTCTACAAGACCCTGAACGCCGAGGAGCGCAAGCAACTCGCCTCGGCCTTCAGCGGCGTGCTGATCGCCGTCAACCTGCTGCTCATGGCGCTGGGTATCCTGGCCGCGCCGTGGGTGGTGGACCTGCTGCTCGCCGGGCAGTCGAACGTGGACCGGGAGCTGGCGGTCTATATGACGCGTCTGGTGATGCCTTTCCTGATGCTCATCAGCCTCTCGAGCATCGCCATGGGCCTGCTCAACGCCGACGAGCATTTCCGCGAGAGCAGTTTTGCCCCGGTGGCCTTCAACATCGCCAGCATCGTGGCCCTGCTGCTGCTGCCCGACACGGCCACCTGGCTGGCCTTCGGGTGGCTGGTCGGGGGGGTGGCGCAGCTCGGCGTGCAGTTGCCCTCGCTGCGCAAATTCGGGCTGCTGCCCACGCCCGCCCTGATGTCGCATCCGGCACTGGGACGGGTGCTGCGGCAGATGGCCCCCTTTACCCTCACGGCCGGCGCGCGCCAGATCCTGAACATCTATGTCACGCGCCTGCTCAGCAACGCGCAGCTGTTCCCGCCCGGTACGCAGGCCGGCTACACCAACGCCGAGGCGCTGTTCACGATGGTCAACGGACTGTTCGTGGTGTCGCCCGCGCTGGCCCTCTTTCCCCGTTTCTCGCAGCACGCCGCCGAGGGCAACTGGCCCGAATTCCGGTCCCTGACCGCCCAGGCGATCCGCACGACCACCTTCCTCGCCGCGCCCATGAGCGCATTGCTGGTGGCGCTGGCGCCTTTCGCGGTCAGCGTGCTCAACCTGCGTCCCGACTTCAACCTGCCGCGCTTCGAGGCCGGGGCGGGCATCCTGACCGGCTGGGCGCTGGCGCTCGTGCCCTGGGCGCTCGTGACCATCCTGCTGCGGACCTTCTACGCCCGTGAGCGCACCCGTGAGGCCGTGACGGTCAGCGCCATCGGCTTCGTGCTGGAGGTGGGGCTCTACCGTCTCCTCGTGCCGCAGATCGGGCTGCTGGGCTTCGGGGTCAGTACGGCCCTGAGCGGCGTGCTGATGACCCTGGCCCTGGGCCTGATGTACCGCCGCCGCCTGGGTTTCCCGACCCGCGAGGTCACGCGTCACCTGGGGCGGGTCGTGCCGCTCGCGGTGGCGTCCGGGCTGCTCGCCTGGGTCATCTCGCTGGTCCTGCCTCTGCGGCCGGGCTACATCGTGCCGGGTGTGGTGGGGCTCGCCGTCGCGGGGGGTGCGGGGCTGGCCCTGTACCTGCTAGGGGCCGCCGCCCTGCGGATGCCCGAGATGGCCGGCGTACTGCGCCGACTGCGCCGATAG
- a CDS encoding M23 family metallopeptidase, with protein MRRLLTWVIVLAVLAGGVWLLRPYLEQAGRYAALMGAPAPAARSLPNPLPGRALTDTWGAARSQGRRHEGTDIFAPRGTPVRATTRGVVVNRGENTLGGRTMMVLGPAGQRHYYAHLDRYPELREGDWVEAGDIVGYVGDSGNARGTPPHLHYGIYTASGAINPYPLLRRD; from the coding sequence ATGAGGCGGCTGCTGACCTGGGTGATCGTGCTGGCGGTGCTGGCGGGGGGAGTGTGGCTGCTGCGCCCCTACTTGGAGCAGGCGGGGCGCTACGCCGCCCTGATGGGCGCCCCGGCCCCGGCGGCCCGCAGCCTGCCCAATCCCCTGCCGGGGCGCGCCCTGACCGACACCTGGGGAGCCGCGCGCAGCCAGGGCCGCCGCCACGAGGGCACCGACATCTTCGCGCCGCGCGGCACGCCGGTCCGGGCCACCACACGCGGCGTCGTGGTGAACCGGGGCGAGAACACCCTGGGCGGGCGCACCATGATGGTCCTGGGCCCGGCCGGGCAGCGCCACTACTACGCCCACCTGGACCGCTATCCCGAATTGCGGGAGGGCGACTGGGTCGAGGCCGGGGACATCGTGGGTTACGTGGGCGACAGCGGCAACGCGCGCGGCACGCCGCCCCACCTGCACTACGGCATCTACACGGCGTCGGGGGCCATCAACCCCTATCCCCTGCTGCGGCGCGACTGA
- a CDS encoding IMPACT family protein, giving the protein MARAATADRAGPALSAPFTTLEAPHRHDALIENSEFLAFAARAGTPEEALAHLAALKVRYPDATHHCWAYRIGPLYRFGDDGEPGGTAGAPILRAIEGQGLDEVMVVVVRYYGGTKLGTGGLVRAYGGTAAECLRTAPRLEVRPRRRLNVAVPFGHLSGLYHLLDTFDTVRGEEAYTAAGVALDVEVYPEDLDAFAAALRDATRGAAQLEAEELPDA; this is encoded by the coding sequence GTGGCACGCGCGGCGACTGCTGACCGAGCGGGGCCTGCTCTGAGCGCGCCCTTCACGACCCTGGAGGCGCCGCACCGGCATGACGCCCTGATCGAGAACAGCGAGTTTCTGGCCTTCGCGGCGCGGGCGGGCACCCCCGAGGAGGCGCTGGCCCATCTGGCCGCCCTGAAGGTCCGTTACCCCGACGCCACGCACCACTGCTGGGCCTACCGCATCGGGCCGCTCTACCGCTTCGGGGACGACGGCGAGCCGGGGGGAACGGCGGGCGCGCCGATCCTGCGGGCCATCGAGGGGCAGGGGCTGGACGAGGTGATGGTGGTCGTCGTGCGCTACTACGGCGGCACGAAACTAGGGACCGGCGGACTGGTGCGGGCCTACGGCGGCACGGCGGCCGAGTGCCTGCGCACCGCGCCCCGGCTGGAAGTGCGGCCTCGCCGCCGCCTGAACGTGGCCGTGCCCTTCGGGCACCTGAGCGGGCTGTACCACCTGCTGGACACCTTCGACACGGTCAGGGGCGAGGAGGCCTATACGGCTGCGGGGGTCGCGCTGGACGTGGAGGTCTACCCGGAGGACCTGGACGCCTTCGCGGCGGCGCTGCGGGACGCCACGCGCGGGGCAGCGCAGCTGGAAGCCGAGGAGCTGCCTGACGCCTGA
- a CDS encoding ABC transporter substrate-binding protein, whose amino-acid sequence MKSFLTLFLALTASAGAVSIKHDLGTVDLPNTPKRVVVLEYAYADDVAALGLKPVGWAREADVPDYLGRQLAGVPSIGTRAQPSLEKILALKPDLILADTGRHKGLYAQLSKIAPTISLNVFRSDYQGQLDALGTLGRALGREPQAQRLLDEQARLLAKSRLLANKGAGGLLVAALPPSNLFVLHSRESVIGDLMGRLGRTNLSTSAGKDDNLYSLDLEGVAALNPATLVLLVNPGEHNVLDSWGKNPVWLRLRAVQSGKVFTFDRDLWSKARGIQALGQITRQAVSSGLLQDQPKR is encoded by the coding sequence ATGAAGAGTTTCCTCACTCTGTTCCTTGCCCTCACGGCCTCGGCCGGGGCCGTCAGCATCAAGCACGATCTGGGCACCGTGGACCTGCCGAACACGCCCAAACGCGTCGTGGTGTTGGAGTACGCCTACGCCGACGACGTGGCCGCCCTGGGCCTCAAGCCGGTCGGCTGGGCGCGCGAGGCCGACGTGCCCGACTACCTGGGCCGGCAGCTCGCGGGCGTGCCCAGCATCGGCACCCGCGCGCAGCCCAGCCTGGAAAAGATCCTGGCCCTCAAGCCCGACCTGATCCTGGCCGACACGGGCCGCCACAAGGGCCTGTACGCGCAGCTCTCCAAGATCGCCCCGACGATTTCGCTGAACGTGTTCCGCAGCGACTACCAGGGCCAGCTCGACGCCCTGGGCACCCTGGGCCGGGCGCTGGGCCGCGAACCCCAGGCGCAGCGCCTGCTCGACGAACAGGCCCGGCTCCTCGCCAAGTCGCGTCTGCTCGCCAACAAGGGGGCGGGGGGCCTGCTGGTGGCCGCGCTGCCGCCCTCGAACCTGTTCGTGCTGCACTCACGCGAGAGCGTCATCGGCGACCTGATGGGCCGACTGGGCCGCACCAACCTCTCGACCTCGGCAGGCAAGGACGACAACCTTTACAGCCTCGACCTCGAAGGCGTCGCGGCCCTCAACCCCGCGACCCTGGTGCTGCTCGTCAACCCCGGTGAACACAACGTGCTCGACAGCTGGGGCAAGAATCCCGTCTGGCTGCGGCTGCGCGCCGTGCAGTCGGGCAAGGTCTTCACCTTCGACCGCGACCTCTGGAGCAAGGCGCGCGGCATCCAGGCCCTCGGCCAGATCACCCGGCAGGCGGTAAGCAGCGGCCTGCTCCAGGATCAGCCCAAACGCTGA
- a CDS encoding SCO family protein produces the protein MTGPAQRFNVRWLTAALLLVAALLGGLLAYRSFAPQPLSGGTALDTPLRVPALQLVSDRARPTTLAASDGRLRLVFFGFVHCPDVCPATLASLKGTYDTLTAEQRAKLQVQLVSVDPVVDTPALLREYLDKFDPAFTGLTGQPATIDEAARALFVSNIAPQAADHSAHTGGAADHSDDNVSAPAAARIHGDEVRVITPQGDFVRVYDNQETIDGTLRHDLPALIAQYGG, from the coding sequence GTGACCGGCCCTGCTCAGCGGTTCAATGTCCGGTGGCTCACGGCCGCCCTGCTTCTCGTCGCGGCGCTGCTCGGAGGGCTGCTGGCCTACCGCAGCTTCGCGCCCCAGCCGCTCTCGGGGGGGACGGCGCTCGACACCCCGCTGCGGGTACCGGCCCTGCAACTCGTCAGCGACCGCGCCCGTCCTACCACGCTGGCGGCCTCCGACGGGCGGCTGCGGCTGGTGTTCTTCGGCTTCGTGCATTGCCCCGACGTGTGCCCGGCGACCCTGGCGAGCCTCAAGGGCACCTACGACACCCTGACAGCCGAGCAGCGCGCCAAGTTGCAGGTGCAGCTCGTCTCGGTGGACCCGGTGGTCGATACGCCCGCCCTGCTGCGCGAGTACCTCGACAAGTTCGACCCCGCCTTCACCGGCCTGACCGGCCAGCCCGCCACCATCGACGAGGCGGCGCGCGCCCTGTTCGTCTCGAACATCGCGCCCCAGGCCGCCGACCACAGCGCCCACACGGGCGGTGCGGCCGACCACAGCGACGACAACGTCAGCGCCCCGGCCGCCGCGCGCATCCACGGCGACGAGGTGCGGGTCATCACGCCGCAGGGCGACTTCGTACGGGTCTACGACAACCAGGAGACCATCGACGGCACCCTGCGCCACGACCTGCCGGCCCTCATCGCGCAGTACGGGGGCTGA
- a CDS encoding YdcF family protein, whose translation MVVLGAAQYAGRPSPAFQRRLDHALALYRAGGVQTIVVTGGRQPGDPYSEGEVGRDYLARQGIPARALLAETRSRTTIENLRGARSFLPPGTPLTLVTDEAHAPRALALAKALDLTANASPSPLRRQPDWKYLLREKLALVAYRLLGVQGSAHKERAGETPPGPQL comes from the coding sequence GTGGTCGTTCTCGGCGCGGCGCAGTATGCCGGGAGGCCCAGTCCAGCCTTTCAGCGCCGCCTGGACCATGCGCTGGCACTGTACCGAGCAGGCGGTGTCCAGACCATCGTGGTGACTGGTGGCCGGCAGCCTGGCGATCCCTACAGTGAGGGGGAAGTCGGGCGGGACTACCTGGCCCGTCAGGGGATTCCTGCCCGCGCCCTGCTGGCCGAGACGCGCAGCCGCACCACCATCGAGAACCTGCGCGGTGCCCGGAGTTTCCTGCCGCCCGGTACACCGCTGACCCTGGTCACCGACGAGGCCCACGCGCCCCGCGCACTGGCCCTGGCGAAGGCCCTGGACCTGACGGCGAACGCCAGCCCTTCTCCCCTGCGCCGGCAGCCCGACTGGAAGTACCTGTTGCGCGAGAAGTTGGCGCTGGTGGCCTACCGCCTGCTGGGCGTGCAGGGCTCGGCTCACAAGGAACGGGCCGGGGAAACGCCCCCCGGCCCGCAGCTGTAG
- the ruvB gene encoding Holliday junction branch migration DNA helicase RuvB encodes MTEPLDAALRPKGLSEYVGQEKLKDKLGVYLQAAKGRREALDHTLLFGPPGLGKTTLAHIIAHELGVNIRVTSGPAIEKPGDLAAILTNSLEEGDVLFIDEIHRLGRVAEEHLYPAMEDFKLDIVLGQGPAARTIELPLPRFTLVGATTRPGLITAPMRSRFGIIEHLEYYTPEEIATNLLRDARLLGFGLDEEAGLEIGARARGTMRIAKRLLRRVRDYADVAGESTIGTARAMDALDRLGLDSAGLDDRDKKYLETLIHRFAGGPVGVDTLATAISEDALTLEDVYEPYLIQLGFIKRTPRGRVATAHAYDHLGLPVGGLDGDLPGVFIN; translated from the coding sequence ATGACCGAGCCGCTCGACGCCGCATTGCGGCCCAAAGGGCTGTCCGAATACGTCGGGCAGGAAAAACTCAAGGACAAGCTGGGCGTGTATCTCCAGGCCGCCAAGGGCCGCCGCGAGGCGCTGGACCACACGCTGCTCTTCGGGCCGCCCGGCCTGGGCAAGACCACGCTGGCGCACATCATCGCGCACGAGCTGGGGGTCAACATCCGCGTGACCTCGGGGCCGGCCATCGAGAAGCCCGGCGACCTCGCCGCCATCCTGACCAACAGCCTCGAAGAGGGCGACGTGCTGTTCATCGACGAGATCCACCGGCTGGGCCGCGTCGCCGAGGAGCACCTGTACCCGGCGATGGAGGACTTCAAGCTCGACATCGTGCTGGGGCAGGGACCGGCCGCGCGCACCATCGAGCTGCCGCTGCCGCGCTTCACGCTGGTGGGCGCGACGACCCGCCCCGGCCTGATCACGGCGCCCATGCGCAGCCGCTTCGGCATCATCGAGCACCTGGAGTACTACACGCCCGAGGAAATCGCCACCAACCTGCTGCGCGACGCCCGGCTGCTGGGCTTCGGGCTCGACGAAGAGGCGGGGCTGGAGATCGGCGCCCGGGCGCGCGGCACGATGCGCATCGCCAAGCGGCTGTTGCGGCGCGTGCGCGACTACGCCGACGTGGCGGGCGAGAGCACGATCGGCACTGCGCGCGCGATGGACGCCCTCGACCGCCTGGGCCTCGACTCGGCGGGCCTGGACGACCGCGACAAGAAGTACCTCGAAACCCTGATCCACCGTTTCGCGGGCGGCCCGGTGGGCGTGGACACGCTGGCGACCGCCATTTCCGAAGACGCCCTGACCCTCGAAGACGTGTACGAGCCGTACCTCATCCAGCTCGGCTTCATCAAGCGCACGCCGCGTGGCCGCGTGGCGACCGCCCACGCCTACGACCACCTGGGCCTGCCGGTGGGCGGTCTGGACGGCGACCTGCCGGGCGTCTTCATCAACTAG
- the dnaE gene encoding DNA polymerase III subunit alpha — protein sequence MTAPDAAPASHIHLPDGSCCKPKRFAHLHQHTQYSLLDGAAKLKDLLKWAKEVTPEGQTPALAMTDHGNMHGAVHFYNYATGMGVKPIIGYEAYVVPGQGTRRDRTRGQDGEKGIFHLTLLARDFEGYQNLCRLSSRGYTEGYYYKPRIDHELLQEHHKGVIAFSGCLGSEVQQLLMQGREADAKARLLWYRDLFGENYYIEIQDHGLPEQRKNNPILKAWAQELGIGMVATNDGHYVKKSDATAHETLLAIQTKATLADENRFKFPCDEFYVKDLEEMQAALPVAEWGEEVFDNTAMIADLCNVELPVGKKRVYQMPALPIPEGRTMPEELRVQTYRGMVKRYPAHATEGLLRDYAARSLAELGADDAARVLARVPGCDAASCDLETLLTLLAFLGSEWEARGKAAGEKYTPYPALVKMEEEAVSGILPPYAYEDCRRAQGRDSDTSIELDPDADEGETTRGHHRHALTILRRAEYELSVINNMGFPDYFLIVADYINWAKDHDISVGPGRGSGAGSLVAYAMRITNLDPLEFELLFERFLNPDRISMPDFDIDFNDARRMEVIEYVRGKYGDDKVAMIATFGTMASKACLKDVARVMGLEYAKVDKVSKLIPIKFGKSYSLEQARESVPDIAQMLNEDAQLLEAYEFAQKLEGLTRHASVHAAGVVIGRDQLTDLVPVMRDTSGEGMVCQYDMKAVEDIGLIKMDFLGLRTLSFLDEARRIMRESQKIDIDFDAIPFDDEKTYALMSRGDTKGVFQLEGAGIADASRRLKPRRLADIIALSALYRPGPMENIPTYVRRHHGVEDVDYVRDGFPTSAQYLEKILAETYGIPVYQEQIMQIASEVAGFSLGGADLLRRAMGKKDVAEMAKQRDLFVEGAKGNEVPKEEANKLFDLLDAFANYGFNKSHSAAYGVITYQTAWLKANYPVEFMAALLTVERRDSDKVAEYVSDARKMDVRVLSPDINRSSSDFAVQGEEILFGLYAIKGLGEAAVQKILEERERGGAYASLSDFCSRLGNKVCNRKALESLIKSGAFDAFGERRQLLESVDDALEDAAGTAEINAKAQSGMSMMFGFEEVKKERPLRSGVTPLTDLERLKIEKDALGLYISGHPLEQHEGLREAASCRISDLDAWFTTQSVAPGKRIKAVLAGMIEGVVKKPTKSGGMMARFILADESGQTELVAFSRAYDRIQDKLVNDTPALVIVELESEDGGLRAIAEEVVGIEQLAEVPKVMYVTIDLETASPDAVGEFQSVLDEHAGSMPTYLRLETPEQFVLYQLDHGMGSPEAIRVLNTTFAWASAYLAYDQQTILGRFAPKPPAWMNRQNGNGGGMRA from the coding sequence ATGACCGCACCAGACGCCGCTCCTGCCTCACATATCCACCTGCCGGACGGCTCCTGCTGCAAGCCCAAGCGTTTCGCCCACCTGCACCAGCACACGCAGTACAGCCTGCTCGACGGCGCCGCCAAGCTCAAGGACCTGCTGAAGTGGGCCAAGGAGGTCACGCCCGAGGGCCAGACCCCGGCGCTGGCGATGACCGACCACGGCAACATGCACGGCGCGGTGCACTTCTACAACTACGCGACCGGCATGGGCGTCAAGCCGATCATCGGGTACGAGGCCTACGTGGTGCCGGGCCAGGGCACCCGCCGCGACCGCACGCGCGGGCAGGACGGCGAGAAGGGCATCTTTCACCTGACGCTGCTGGCCCGCGACTTCGAGGGCTACCAGAACCTGTGCCGCCTGAGCAGCCGGGGCTACACCGAGGGGTATTACTACAAGCCGCGCATCGACCACGAACTGCTTCAGGAGCACCACAAGGGCGTGATCGCCTTCTCGGGCTGCCTGGGGAGCGAGGTGCAGCAACTCCTGATGCAGGGGCGCGAGGCCGACGCCAAGGCGCGGCTGCTGTGGTACCGCGACCTGTTCGGCGAGAACTACTACATCGAGATTCAGGACCACGGCCTGCCCGAGCAGCGCAAGAACAACCCCATCCTGAAGGCCTGGGCGCAGGAACTCGGCATCGGGATGGTGGCGACGAACGACGGCCATTACGTCAAGAAGTCGGACGCGACCGCGCACGAGACGCTGCTCGCCATCCAGACCAAGGCCACGCTGGCCGACGAGAACCGCTTCAAGTTTCCCTGCGACGAGTTCTACGTCAAGGACCTGGAGGAGATGCAGGCGGCCTTGCCGGTGGCCGAATGGGGCGAGGAAGTCTTCGACAACACGGCCATGATCGCCGACCTGTGCAACGTCGAGCTGCCGGTGGGCAAGAAACGCGTGTACCAGATGCCCGCCCTGCCCATCCCCGAGGGCCGCACCATGCCCGAGGAACTGCGCGTGCAGACCTACCGGGGTATGGTCAAGCGCTACCCGGCGCACGCCACCGAAGGGCTGCTGCGCGACTACGCTGCCCGCTCGCTGGCGGAACTGGGCGCAGACGACGCCGCGCGGGTACTGGCGCGGGTGCCGGGCTGCGACGCCGCGAGCTGCGACCTGGAGACGTTGCTGACCCTGCTGGCCTTCCTGGGCAGCGAGTGGGAGGCGCGGGGCAAGGCGGCGGGCGAGAAGTACACGCCCTACCCGGCGCTGGTGAAGATGGAAGAGGAAGCCGTGAGCGGCATCCTGCCCCCCTACGCCTACGAGGACTGCCGCCGCGCGCAGGGCAGGGACAGCGACACGAGCATCGAGCTGGACCCGGACGCCGACGAGGGCGAGACCACGCGCGGCCACCACCGCCACGCCCTGACCATCCTGCGCCGGGCCGAGTACGAGCTGTCGGTCATCAACAACATGGGCTTTCCCGACTACTTCCTGATCGTGGCCGACTACATCAACTGGGCCAAGGACCACGACATCAGCGTGGGGCCGGGACGCGGCTCGGGCGCAGGCAGCCTCGTGGCCTACGCGATGCGGATCACCAACCTCGACCCGCTGGAGTTCGAGCTGCTGTTCGAGCGCTTCCTGAACCCCGACCGCATCTCGATGCCCGACTTCGATATCGACTTCAACGATGCCCGGCGCATGGAGGTCATCGAGTACGTGCGCGGCAAGTACGGCGACGACAAGGTCGCCATGATCGCCACCTTCGGGACGATGGCGAGCAAGGCGTGCCTGAAAGACGTGGCGCGCGTGATGGGTCTGGAATACGCCAAGGTGGACAAGGTCTCCAAGCTCATCCCCATCAAGTTCGGCAAGAGCTACAGCCTGGAGCAGGCGCGCGAGTCGGTCCCGGACATCGCGCAGATGCTGAACGAGGATGCGCAGCTCCTCGAAGCCTACGAGTTCGCGCAGAAACTCGAAGGGCTGACGCGCCACGCCTCGGTGCACGCGGCGGGGGTGGTGATCGGGCGCGACCAGCTCACCGACCTCGTGCCGGTCATGCGCGACACCTCGGGCGAGGGCATGGTCTGCCAGTACGACATGAAGGCCGTCGAGGACATCGGCCTGATCAAGATGGACTTCCTGGGCCTGCGCACCCTGTCCTTCCTCGACGAAGCGCGGCGAATCATGCGCGAGTCGCAGAAGATCGACATCGACTTCGACGCGATTCCCTTCGACGACGAGAAGACCTACGCCCTCATGAGCCGGGGCGACACCAAGGGCGTGTTCCAGCTCGAAGGCGCGGGCATCGCGGACGCCTCGCGCCGCCTCAAGCCCCGGCGTCTGGCCGACATCATCGCGCTCTCGGCGCTGTACCGCCCCGGCCCGATGGAGAACATCCCGACCTACGTGCGCCGCCACCACGGCGTCGAGGACGTGGATTACGTGCGCGACGGCTTCCCGACCTCGGCGCAGTACCTCGAAAAGATCCTGGCCGAAACCTACGGCATCCCCGTGTACCAGGAGCAGATCATGCAGATCGCCTCCGAGGTCGCGGGCTTCTCGCTGGGTGGGGCGGATCTGCTGCGCCGCGCGATGGGCAAGAAGGACGTGGCCGAGATGGCGAAGCAGCGCGACCTGTTCGTCGAGGGCGCGAAGGGCAATGAGGTGCCGAAGGAAGAGGCCAACAAGCTCTTCGACCTGCTGGACGCCTTCGCGAACTACGGCTTCAACAAGTCGCACTCGGCGGCCTACGGGGTCATCACCTACCAGACCGCGTGGCTCAAGGCCAACTACCCGGTCGAGTTCATGGCCGCCCTCTTGACCGTCGAGCGCCGCGACTCGGACAAGGTGGCCGAGTACGTCAGCGACGCCCGCAAGATGGACGTGCGGGTGCTCTCGCCGGACATCAACCGGTCGAGCAGCGACTTTGCCGTGCAGGGCGAGGAAATCCTCTTCGGGCTGTACGCCATCAAGGGGCTGGGCGAGGCGGCGGTGCAGAAGATTCTGGAGGAGCGCGAGCGCGGCGGGGCCTACGCCAGCCTCTCGGACTTCTGCTCGCGCCTGGGCAACAAGGTGTGCAACCGCAAGGCCCTGGAAAGCCTGATCAAGTCGGGGGCCTTCGACGCCTTCGGGGAGCGGCGCCAACTGCTGGAGTCGGTGGACGACGCGCTGGAAGACGCCGCCGGGACCGCCGAGATCAACGCGAAAGCCCAGAGCGGCATGAGCATGATGTTCGGTTTCGAGGAAGTGAAAAAGGAGCGCCCGCTGCGCAGCGGCGTGACCCCCCTGACCGACCTGGAGCGCCTGAAGATCGAGAAGGACGCGCTGGGCCTGTACATCTCCGGGCACCCGCTGGAGCAGCACGAAGGTCTGCGCGAGGCGGCCAGCTGCCGCATCAGCGACCTCGACGCGTGGTTCACCACCCAGAGCGTCGCGCCCGGCAAACGCATCAAGGCGGTGCTGGCGGGCATGATCGAGGGCGTGGTCAAGAAGCCCACCAAGTCGGGCGGCATGATGGCCCGGTTCATCCTGGCCGACGAGTCGGGGCAGACCGAACTCGTGGCCTTCAGCCGCGCCTACGACCGCATTCAGGACAAGCTGGTGAACGACACGCCCGCCCTGGTGATCGTGGAACTGGAGTCCGAGGACGGTGGCCTGCGGGCGATTGCCGAGGAGGTCGTGGGCATCGAGCAGCTGGCCGAGGTGCCCAAGGTCATGTACGTGACGATCGACCTGGAGACGGCCAGCCCGGACGCCGTGGGCGAATTCCAGAGCGTGCTGGACGAGCACGCGGGCAGCATGCCCACCTACCTGCGGCTGGAGACGCCCGAGCAGTTCGTGCTGTACCAGCTCGACCACGGTATGGGCAGCCCGGAGGCGATCCGGGTGCTGAACACGACCTTTGCCTGGGCCTCGGCGTACCTGGCCTACGATCAGCAGACGATTCTGGGCCGGTTCGCGCCCAAACCGCCCGCGTGGATGAACCGGCAGAACGGGAACGGCGGGGGAATGCGGGCGTGA